The following are encoded in a window of Congzhengia minquanensis genomic DNA:
- a CDS encoding DUF4430 domain-containing protein codes for MRKYRNKIILGAAVLAVLAFVFWWGGNAPGLRGWNPQSEPVVTSPSVPPQETEIPPEPEQTSLPSEAPAEASSAAPEAKKSNEPATVENKPGGKANKPLTAEEKIDLAEKIAGENPPANEAGSKQYAKLQGMDINDATGKDQYRTEPVPEGRPAPLEPQDAVITDTAHTCTISVRCDSILKNMAWLDPEKTELVPEDGVILPPTEVTFYEGESVFNLLVREMKKNKIHLEFVNAPIYNSAYIEGIHNLYELDCGELSGWMYQVNGWFPNYGCSRYALQPGDNVEWVYTCDLGVDVGGYYASAGD; via the coding sequence ATGAGAAAATACAGGAACAAAATAATCCTCGGCGCGGCAGTTTTGGCGGTTTTGGCGTTTGTGTTCTGGTGGGGCGGCAACGCCCCGGGGCTTCGGGGCTGGAATCCGCAAAGCGAACCCGTTGTTACATCTCCCTCTGTTCCGCCGCAGGAAACAGAAATTCCGCCGGAGCCAGAGCAAACATCGCTTCCGTCGGAAGCGCCGGCAGAAGCTTCTTCCGCTGCGCCGGAGGCGAAAAAGTCAAACGAACCCGCAACTGTGGAAAACAAGCCGGGCGGCAAGGCGAATAAGCCCTTAACAGCAGAGGAAAAAATTGATTTAGCAGAGAAAATCGCCGGAGAAAACCCGCCGGCAAATGAGGCGGGTAGCAAGCAATATGCAAAGCTGCAGGGAATGGACATTAACGACGCAACCGGGAAAGACCAATATCGCACAGAACCCGTGCCGGAGGGCAGGCCTGCGCCGCTGGAGCCGCAAGATGCGGTGATTACCGATACCGCCCATACCTGTACGATTTCCGTGCGCTGCGATTCCATCTTGAAAAATATGGCGTGGCTCGACCCGGAAAAGACGGAGCTCGTTCCTGAAGACGGTGTAATTCTTCCGCCTACGGAGGTCACCTTTTACGAGGGAGAAAGCGTATTTAATTTGCTGGTGCGCGAGATGAAAAAAAATAAAATTCATTTGGAGTTTGTCAATGCTCCAATTTACAACAGCGCATACATAGAGGGAATTCACAACCTGTATGAGCTTGACTGCGGAGAACTGTCGGGCTGGATGTATCAGGTCAACGGCTGGTTCCCCAATTATGGCTGTTCCCGCTATGCGCTGCAGCCCGGAGATAACGTGGAATGGGTATATACCTGTGATTTAGGCGTGGATGTAGGCGGATATTACGCCTCGGCAGGAGATTAA
- a CDS encoding S-layer homology domain-containing protein: MKIRMKNKITILLTAIIILSSCMNVFASSNPKLDEAIAETASYLYETVQNPQIGAIGGEWAVIGLARSGYDVPDSYYQNYYSNVEAYVKNCGGKLHDKKYTEYSRVIVALTAIGKNPADVAGYNLLTAIGDYDNTIWQGLNGPVWALIALDSGGYEMPQNSDAKTQATRELYLNRILECQLPDGGWSLFGGTAAEESGNSVSDPDITGMALQALAKYQDRPEVKKATEEALACMSAMQNENGGYSHGGAENLESSVQMLTALCELGISADDARFVKNGNTLLDAVLSFRNSDGSFQHTSNDSGNSQMSTEQGFYAMVAAQRALEGKSSLYRMSDSPVSAEDGETDNAAGLPGKHADVSVKPLTKPGVTFADIAGHSNQLAIEALAAREIINGKSADAFDPDATMTRAEYAAIVVKALGLPMKEEAKFEDATKTDWFFPFVNTACSYGIINGISETEFNPNGTITREEAAVMTARAAKLCGMNTELETAAVRDVLAGFTDYVTASDWARSALAFCLREQILSEEEIEILPKQEIKRCEIAQMLYQMLGAANQL; the protein is encoded by the coding sequence TTGAAAATCAGAATGAAAAATAAAATCACCATTCTTCTAACAGCAATCATCATACTGAGCAGCTGTATGAACGTGTTTGCGTCAAGCAATCCGAAGTTAGATGAAGCAATTGCTGAAACGGCAAGCTATCTGTATGAAACCGTGCAAAATCCCCAGATTGGCGCAATTGGCGGTGAATGGGCGGTAATCGGGCTGGCCCGAAGCGGATACGATGTGCCGGACAGCTATTATCAGAACTATTACAGCAATGTGGAAGCGTATGTAAAGAATTGCGGCGGCAAGCTGCACGATAAAAAATATACTGAATATTCCAGAGTGATTGTTGCATTAACTGCCATCGGCAAAAATCCGGCGGATGTGGCTGGGTATAACCTGCTTACAGCAATAGGGGATTACGACAATACCATCTGGCAGGGGCTGAACGGCCCTGTCTGGGCGCTGATTGCTTTAGACAGCGGCGGCTATGAAATGCCGCAGAATTCCGATGCGAAAACACAGGCAACACGTGAACTGTATCTAAACCGCATTTTAGAATGTCAGCTCCCTGACGGCGGATGGTCGCTGTTCGGCGGTACGGCGGCGGAAGAAAGCGGAAATAGTGTTTCCGACCCGGACATCACCGGAATGGCGCTGCAAGCCTTAGCGAAGTATCAGGACAGGCCGGAGGTTAAAAAGGCAACCGAAGAAGCGCTCGCCTGCATGTCTGCCATGCAGAACGAAAACGGCGGTTATTCCCATGGCGGTGCAGAAAATTTAGAAAGCAGCGTACAGATGCTAACGGCTTTGTGTGAACTCGGTATTTCTGCAGATGATGCAAGATTTGTGAAAAACGGAAACACTCTGTTAGATGCTGTTTTATCATTCCGAAACAGTGACGGCAGTTTTCAGCATACATCAAACGACAGCGGCAACAGCCAAATGTCAACCGAACAGGGATTTTACGCCATGGTTGCCGCCCAGCGTGCATTGGAGGGCAAAAGCAGTTTGTACCGTATGAGCGATTCGCCCGTTTCTGCCGAAGACGGGGAAACGGATAACGCGGCTGGTCTGCCCGGCAAACACGCAGATGTGTCGGTGAAACCGCTTACAAAACCCGGCGTCACCTTTGCAGATATTGCAGGCCACAGCAATCAGCTGGCCATTGAAGCCTTAGCGGCCCGGGAAATTATTAACGGCAAAAGCGCAGATGCCTTTGATCCGGATGCAACCATGACGCGGGCGGAGTATGCGGCAATTGTGGTAAAAGCGTTAGGGCTTCCCATGAAAGAGGAAGCAAAATTCGAAGATGCAACAAAAACGGACTGGTTCTTTCCGTTTGTAAATACGGCATGCAGCTATGGAATTATCAACGGAATTTCCGAAACGGAATTTAACCCCAACGGCACCATCACCCGTGAAGAAGCAGCTGTGATGACTGCCCGGGCAGCAAAGCTGTGCGGTATGAACACGGAACTTGAAACAGCCGCAGTAAGAGACGTTTTAGCCGGTTTTACCGATTATGTGACGGCCAGCGATTGGGCAAGAAGCGCATTGGCATTTTGCCTGCGCGAACAAATTTTATCTGAGGAAGAAATTGAAATTTTGCCAAAGCAGGAAATTAAGCGCTGTGAAATCGCGCAGATGCTCTATCAGATGTTAGGAGCAGCAAACCAATTGTAG
- a CDS encoding S-layer homology domain-containing protein: protein MKRKIHGLLALLLTLSMLTGMFPATAFAVSASAAEATVYLTVSNQGLLAADNDGKAMANREVTVTDRNGDGKLSYEEALVAGHETYHSADGYSAPGGYVGKLWGIESANTLFFVNNQGLATGVSVDTVANGDRLVASINKDNVYYSDWYSFFDATEKTVTANEEFSLILKGHLGMAWTDADKADTALENISIGIWENGTFSAIEGKTTDSNGNVTLSFEEAGTYTVSAEGFAEDVVTDYNLMNMSTQDNPVYGVMDFSTYETQMAYTEADYGDGPYPADEVLYVDFMEWKENQESYHTLRSNQLIADCPIIAPVCVVTVAGDAPQMSDEDAVNSIYEEFSKSEYANLTKTPLIFPLEYNGTTYTNVLSYLKAWALYETGRDVTIDFTPYIYTTNYSDWSTGALKSLSYDGMDINGEITQDYFTNNANKNMNRLDKVTFTVGSTSSEEISKLCVSVQSLQRTPEELVNYVAGQLPFHRIIGSNASANSVVSALGEKSGSSTALPNACGLYNTTAVDIKWTAENVSGKSDAFTINERTRATTVTRPNVGEEDAVFDLTATVASKADTAVRTSITHRITIPAFEAVTVPFHITEGASLSLTDSYYGNAAVEDKYIVKTDGAPEGYDRYTCMLHTSATGSAQKFTYTVSKEGYITKTGTISVTDGGLEPTVVDLPISSEDDTKLKSLSVTAPSEGSSDFVTGLVFDPDTYEYHLDVKGIRTLKFAGEAAAEGADIKITSYYKSLADANSGTLTTSGKAITTLCYLPDEADTSSAIVITVTAPESSTQQEKTRTYTIHVNKSAASGPMTAFAITPSSTTGGKKDNWAGKDGEMPLEEELTPVFVNGSLVLGTYTVNYWRDQITVKPTAANCTILVGNETVASGKASSEIALNVGENKIPIQITDENDVVTEYTLTVYRKSQLDITAVEIENGALNTEFGENGSNRTGNGRFSNDSDTLRLKFDTNVAQDEEVDIRIALKDQSYTGKAGEFINVPVKDMDTAMLYVWLYRTVDGVKEGQVYIINMSRMPADSPSSVASYLPAPGQFVNQPIYANPNATLAGKQAVTLGAFGGNIVYRYDTPIENNPMNPYGIDFIVEGNAFTNADGTSSQSASEPAAVMVSQDGEHWYELAGSEYYDANTVHNLTVTYTNPDPSFAGAVHVPWTDNQGGSGTILTNDHHTQPYYPNPAVYQSFQNGIGKNDTYTDKSVSFTGTKTAGAVYPAFGYADNHAAGDDSNSPAANPKGNTAANPYIENHYAVYNGDGFDLDWAVDGEGNPVKLDSISYIKIYNPWLYDGGATGEKSPEILQVLRAAPAEEAVGKTAGLAALSINGKSVALEDGTFTYEVDAEGANSLTVTPTATNAEANIYVSNQRVGSGASTKAFTAVEKLRIIVQEEKKEPAIYLLNLTNVKAGESNADLKSLTLTPGDDVKTPDENGKLAFSVSNLVKSIRFAPEMNYQQATAVLTGENIEDIALQNKTSSPAIAVSVGENHFILTVTSADQSETKSYSVTVNRAGSGSSSEQDTIDVKFSLTGDKLHYDKETGSNTGKHTDPVWIKSQSVNIPAGSTVKYITEMMLNNAGLDYISDGIYISEIDGLGEFDNGPKSGWMYRHNGKIANEGYATRVLSESDQIEWFYTDDYTKEKDYEEWDPDEEEGTGGGSGGGSGSGSGHRGNGTNVVSPEEPDKTDQTFRDVPESHWAAAYIKDLADKKLINGKSETEFAPEDNITRAEFAAILSRMSGDDLPAADSFFIDVANDAWYAANVTWAVTAGVVKGVSETEFAPDANITRQDMAVMIERYAAYKAYTFAAENEAERFADENEIAEYAKNAVSTMQQAGIISGMGDNTFAPLLFATRAQAAKMLGVLLVDMNK from the coding sequence ATGAAAAGAAAAATACATGGACTGCTTGCTTTATTGCTAACGCTTTCCATGCTGACAGGTATGTTTCCCGCAACGGCATTTGCTGTTTCAGCATCTGCCGCGGAGGCAACGGTGTATCTAACCGTAAGCAATCAGGGCTTACTTGCAGCGGATAACGACGGCAAGGCAATGGCAAACAGAGAGGTTACCGTTACCGATAGAAACGGAGACGGAAAGCTTAGCTATGAAGAAGCGCTTGTAGCTGGGCATGAAACATATCATTCCGCTGACGGCTATTCTGCACCCGGCGGATATGTAGGGAAGTTGTGGGGAATTGAATCCGCAAACACTTTGTTTTTTGTAAACAATCAGGGTTTGGCCACAGGTGTAAGTGTCGATACCGTAGCAAACGGAGACCGGCTTGTTGCGTCCATAAACAAGGATAATGTGTATTATTCGGACTGGTATTCCTTCTTTGATGCAACAGAAAAAACGGTAACTGCCAACGAGGAATTTTCCCTTATTTTAAAAGGACATCTCGGTATGGCGTGGACAGACGCGGATAAAGCGGACACTGCGCTTGAAAACATTTCTATCGGCATATGGGAAAACGGCACTTTTTCTGCAATTGAGGGCAAAACGACTGACAGCAACGGAAACGTGACCTTGTCCTTTGAAGAAGCCGGAACCTATACTGTTTCTGCCGAAGGCTTTGCAGAAGATGTGGTCACCGATTATAATTTAATGAATATGTCCACGCAGGATAATCCTGTATATGGTGTGATGGACTTCAGTACATACGAGACACAGATGGCATATACAGAAGCGGATTATGGCGACGGCCCATATCCGGCGGATGAGGTTCTGTATGTGGACTTCATGGAGTGGAAAGAAAACCAAGAAAGCTACCATACGCTCAGAAGCAACCAGCTTATTGCAGACTGCCCGATTATTGCACCCGTCTGCGTTGTAACGGTTGCAGGCGACGCTCCGCAGATGAGTGACGAAGATGCGGTAAATTCCATTTATGAAGAGTTTTCAAAATCGGAGTATGCCAACCTTACCAAAACCCCTCTGATTTTTCCTCTTGAATATAACGGGACAACATATACCAATGTTCTGTCTTATTTAAAGGCTTGGGCACTTTACGAAACGGGACGAGATGTAACAATCGACTTTACGCCGTACATCTATACAACCAATTATAGCGACTGGAGCACCGGAGCTTTAAAAAGCCTGTCCTATGACGGCATGGACATCAACGGTGAAATAACACAGGATTACTTTACAAACAATGCAAATAAAAATATGAACCGTCTGGACAAGGTGACGTTTACAGTCGGTTCGACATCCTCTGAAGAAATTTCAAAGCTTTGTGTAAGCGTTCAGTCACTGCAAAGAACTCCGGAGGAGCTGGTTAACTATGTTGCAGGCCAGCTGCCGTTTCATCGGATTATTGGTTCAAACGCCTCTGCCAATTCGGTGGTTTCGGCGTTGGGAGAGAAATCTGGTTCGAGCACGGCGCTGCCGAACGCATGCGGCCTTTACAATACGACGGCGGTCGATATAAAATGGACAGCCGAAAACGTAAGCGGAAAAAGTGACGCATTCACAATCAATGAAAGAACAAGGGCTACAACGGTTACACGTCCGAATGTGGGTGAAGAGGATGCTGTTTTCGATTTAACGGCAACCGTTGCTTCAAAAGCAGATACTGCAGTGCGCACAAGCATTACGCATAGAATTACGATTCCGGCGTTTGAAGCAGTAACAGTTCCCTTTCACATTACCGAAGGCGCTTCGCTTTCGCTCACTGACAGCTACTATGGCAATGCTGCAGTAGAGGATAAATATATTGTAAAAACGGACGGCGCGCCGGAGGGCTATGACCGATATACCTGTATGCTGCACACAAGCGCGACAGGCAGTGCACAAAAATTTACATATACAGTATCTAAAGAGGGATATATTACAAAAACAGGAACAATCAGTGTAACGGACGGCGGACTTGAGCCAACGGTGGTTGATTTGCCCATCTCCTCCGAAGATGATACCAAACTGAAATCGTTATCGGTCACTGCTCCGTCAGAAGGTTCGTCAGATTTTGTTACAGGCCTTGTTTTTGACCCGGATACATACGAATATCATTTGGATGTTAAGGGAATAAGAACGCTCAAATTTGCAGGCGAAGCGGCCGCGGAAGGCGCAGACATTAAAATTACATCCTATTACAAAAGTCTGGCCGATGCAAACAGCGGCACGCTGACAACAAGCGGAAAGGCAATCACAACCCTTTGCTATCTGCCGGACGAAGCAGATACGAGTTCTGCCATTGTGATAACGGTAACTGCGCCTGAAAGCAGCACACAGCAGGAGAAGACGCGCACATATACCATTCATGTAAATAAATCGGCCGCCAGCGGACCTATGACGGCGTTTGCAATTACGCCTTCCTCCACAACAGGCGGAAAGAAAGATAACTGGGCCGGCAAGGATGGCGAAATGCCGTTGGAAGAGGAGCTAACGCCGGTATTCGTGAACGGATCGCTTGTGCTGGGCACCTATACGGTTAATTACTGGCGCGACCAGATTACAGTGAAACCAACTGCGGCAAATTGTACGATTTTAGTAGGAAATGAAACGGTGGCAAGCGGAAAAGCCTCCTCCGAAATTGCGCTGAATGTGGGTGAAAATAAAATCCCCATTCAAATAACCGATGAAAACGATGTTGTTACCGAATATACCCTTACTGTTTACAGAAAAAGCCAGCTTGATATAACGGCCGTTGAAATAGAAAACGGCGCTTTAAACACAGAATTTGGAGAAAACGGTTCCAATCGCACCGGTAACGGAAGATTCAGCAACGATTCTGATACCCTGCGGTTGAAATTTGACACGAATGTAGCGCAGGACGAGGAAGTTGACATCCGCATTGCATTAAAAGATCAGTCCTACACCGGCAAAGCGGGAGAATTCATCAATGTGCCGGTAAAAGATATGGACACAGCAATGCTTTATGTGTGGCTCTACCGCACGGTAGACGGGGTGAAGGAAGGACAGGTATATATTATTAACATGTCCCGCATGCCTGCTGACTCTCCCAGCAGTGTAGCGTCATATCTTCCGGCGCCCGGCCAGTTTGTAAACCAGCCTATCTATGCAAATCCGAACGCCACTTTGGCGGGAAAACAGGCGGTTACCCTGGGCGCTTTCGGCGGCAACATTGTGTACCGGTATGATACACCGATTGAAAACAACCCGATGAATCCGTACGGCATTGATTTTATTGTAGAGGGAAATGCGTTTACAAACGCAGACGGTACCAGCTCCCAGTCTGCAAGCGAACCGGCGGCAGTTATGGTATCTCAGGACGGGGAACATTGGTATGAGCTGGCAGGCAGCGAATATTATGACGCGAATACCGTTCATAATTTAACCGTGACCTACACCAACCCGGATCCTTCCTTTGCAGGTGCGGTTCATGTGCCGTGGACCGACAATCAAGGCGGCTCAGGCACCATTTTGACAAACGACCATCACACGCAGCCATATTATCCAAATCCCGCCGTATATCAATCGTTCCAAAACGGCATTGGTAAAAATGATACCTATACAGACAAAAGCGTTTCCTTTACCGGCACGAAAACTGCGGGCGCGGTATATCCGGCATTTGGCTACGCAGACAATCATGCGGCCGGCGATGATTCAAACAGCCCTGCCGCCAACCCAAAAGGCAACACGGCGGCAAATCCATATATCGAAAACCACTATGCTGTGTATAACGGCGACGGTTTTGATTTGGATTGGGCAGTAGACGGCGAGGGAAATCCTGTAAAGTTAGACAGTATTTCTTATATTAAGATATATAACCCCTGGTTATACGACGGCGGTGCCACCGGTGAAAAATCGCCGGAAATTTTGCAGGTGCTTCGCGCTGCACCTGCGGAAGAAGCTGTTGGAAAAACAGCGGGGCTTGCCGCTTTAAGCATCAATGGGAAATCCGTTGCGCTGGAAGATGGAACATTTACATATGAAGTGGACGCGGAGGGCGCCAATTCCCTTACCGTTACCCCCACAGCGACAAATGCGGAAGCGAACATCTATGTTTCTAACCAAAGAGTCGGCTCGGGAGCAAGCACAAAAGCGTTTACTGCCGTGGAAAAACTGAGAATTATTGTTCAGGAGGAAAAGAAAGAACCGGCAATTTATCTTTTGAACCTCACCAATGTGAAAGCCGGTGAGAGCAATGCTGACTTAAAATCGCTGACGCTGACTCCGGGCGATGATGTAAAAACTCCCGACGAAAACGGAAAGCTTGCATTTTCCGTTTCAAATTTGGTAAAATCGATCCGATTTGCCCCTGAAATGAATTATCAGCAGGCGACTGCCGTTTTAACCGGTGAAAACATAGAAGATATTGCGCTTCAAAACAAAACATCAAGCCCTGCCATTGCTGTAAGCGTAGGGGAAAATCATTTTATCCTTACGGTTACGTCTGCGGATCAAAGCGAAACAAAAAGTTATTCCGTCACAGTAAACAGAGCGGGCAGCGGCTCGTCTTCGGAACAAGATACGATTGACGTAAAATTCTCTCTTACAGGAGACAAGCTTCACTATGATAAAGAAACCGGTTCCAATACAGGAAAACACACAGACCCGGTATGGATCAAATCCCAGTCGGTAAACATACCCGCAGGTTCCACAGTGAAATATATTACGGAAATGATGCTGAACAATGCGGGGCTTGATTACATTTCCGATGGTATTTATATTTCGGAAATAGACGGGCTTGGTGAATTTGACAACGGGCCAAAATCCGGCTGGATGTATAGACACAACGGCAAGATTGCCAACGAAGGCTATGCCACAAGGGTCTTGTCTGAAAGTGATCAGATTGAGTGGTTCTATACCGACGACTACACCAAAGAAAAAGACTATGAAGAGTGGGATCCCGACGAAGAAGAAGGCACAGGCGGTGGCTCCGGCGGCGGTTCCGGCAGCGGCTCGGGGCACAGAGGCAACGGAACCAATGTTGTTTCGCCGGAGGAACCGGACAAGACAGATCAGACATTCCGTGATGTACCGGAAAGTCACTGGGCGGCTGCCTACATCAAAGACCTGGCTGACAAGAAACTGATAAACGGTAAAAGCGAAACAGAGTTTGCGCCGGAGGACAATATCACCCGTGCGGAATTTGCGGCAATCCTTTCCCGCATGAGCGGCGATGATCTTCCAGCGGCAGACAGTTTCTTTATCGATGTTGCAAATGACGCATGGTATGCGGCAAATGTCACATGGGCAGTAACAGCGGGCGTTGTTAAAGGCGTAAGCGAAACCGAATTTGCACCGGATGCCAACATTACCCGTCAGGACATGGCGGTTATGATTGAGCGTTATGCGGCGTATAAAGCATACACGTTTGCGGCGGAGAACGAAGCGGAACGCTTTGCGGACGAAAACGAGATTGCGGAATATGCAAAGAACGCGGTCAGCACCATGCAGCAGGCGGGCATTATCTCCGGCATGGGCGACAACACGTTTGCACCTCTCTTGTTTGCAACCCGTGCACAGGCGGCAAAAATGCTTGGCGTTTTGCTGGTTGATATGAACAAATAA
- a CDS encoding SpoIIE family protein phosphatase, which produces MQKIFMKYFLVIMVVTVGITLAGNFFIQKQFAQKKAEQKAADYVTQIVDRLTANDKVIGNLVNSLNENYIARARALGEIIAQNPKILDSFDELNRLTDVLQVDEIHVIDKNRILRWGTVPEYHGMDFDSTDQTRPFLDGITDKTFALAQEPRPNGYEGKLFQYIGVARQDEPGVVQVGVRPQVLDEALKNNQINVVIDNFNVPDGTNVTVFDPSAQTVVGDTNSRLIGKTFSDLGVKDAALQTAQDAQDGKQDPNGVWLSRSGERVFAVYAPVRNYLAEVSFSRASLMNERKNQSIAAAVSSVLLGFIIILSIYVLLKRKIIHDIDIVNAGLSAISDGNLDVAVKVNSTPEFVALAGGIHKMAAAIKMQMGEIVEQSEQLKNQARTLKENNLSIMSSMNYARKIQNTLLPPRQAFDAVFQDCGIFWKPRDLVGGDIYWLKQFETGAVLCLCDCTGHGTPGALLSMIVVTALDALVTEQNCGDTAQVLYALDRRLAGSLNAGKNIGAGDIRDGADIAVFFIGNDGNIRLSSARIHVFVCRGEDVKTIKGQRITIGDGSISGAEQIETIIIEAGNGCECFAATDGLFEQVGGEKKLPFGYSKFRETVKKNYGAPCQNTVDSVWAALERYMGGETQRDDITLIGFKL; this is translated from the coding sequence ATGCAAAAGATATTCATGAAATATTTTTTGGTGATTATGGTTGTTACAGTTGGCATTACGCTGGCGGGCAATTTTTTTATTCAAAAGCAGTTCGCCCAAAAAAAAGCGGAGCAAAAAGCCGCAGATTATGTGACGCAGATTGTAGACAGGCTAACCGCCAACGACAAAGTAATAGGCAATTTGGTAAACAGCCTGAATGAAAATTATATTGCCAGGGCCAGGGCGCTGGGAGAAATTATTGCCCAGAACCCAAAGATTTTAGATAGCTTCGACGAGCTGAACCGGCTGACCGATGTTTTGCAAGTGGACGAAATTCATGTGATTGACAAAAACAGAATTTTAAGATGGGGAACGGTTCCGGAGTATCATGGCATGGACTTTGATTCCACAGACCAGACGCGGCCCTTTTTAGACGGTATAACAGACAAAACCTTTGCGCTGGCCCAGGAACCCCGCCCAAACGGATATGAGGGGAAGCTGTTTCAATATATCGGCGTGGCCCGGCAGGACGAGCCGGGTGTTGTTCAGGTGGGTGTACGGCCCCAGGTGCTAGACGAGGCACTGAAAAATAACCAGATAAATGTGGTAATTGACAATTTTAATGTTCCCGACGGAACCAACGTTACGGTGTTCGACCCATCAGCTCAAACGGTTGTGGGAGATACGAACAGCCGCCTGATTGGAAAAACCTTTTCCGACTTAGGAGTGAAAGACGCCGCCTTGCAAACCGCGCAGGACGCACAGGACGGGAAACAAGACCCGAATGGAGTATGGCTTTCCCGCAGCGGAGAACGGGTTTTCGCCGTGTATGCCCCAGTGCGCAACTATTTGGCAGAGGTAAGCTTTTCCCGGGCGAGCCTGATGAACGAACGGAAAAACCAGAGCATTGCGGCAGCGGTTAGCAGCGTGCTGCTGGGGTTCATTATCATTCTTTCAATTTATGTGCTGTTAAAGCGAAAAATTATTCACGACATAGACATTGTAAACGCAGGGCTAAGCGCCATTTCCGACGGAAACCTGGACGTGGCGGTAAAAGTGAATTCCACGCCGGAGTTTGTCGCCCTTGCCGGGGGCATTCACAAAATGGCTGCGGCAATTAAAATGCAGATGGGCGAGATTGTGGAACAGTCGGAGCAGCTGAAAAATCAGGCCCGCACTTTAAAAGAAAACAATTTGAGCATTATGTCCAGCATGAACTATGCAAGGAAAATTCAAAACACACTGCTCCCGCCGCGTCAGGCATTTGACGCTGTTTTTCAGGACTGCGGCATTTTCTGGAAACCCCGGGACTTGGTGGGCGGCGATATTTACTGGCTGAAACAGTTTGAAACCGGCGCGGTGCTTTGCCTGTGCGACTGCACGGGCCACGGAACGCCCGGCGCGCTGCTGTCCATGATTGTGGTGACGGCGCTGGACGCTTTGGTAACCGAGCAAAACTGCGGCGACACGGCCCAGGTGTTATATGCTCTCGACCGGCGGCTTGCCGGCAGCTTAAACGCTGGGAAAAACATCGGTGCCGGCGACATTCGCGACGGCGCAGATATTGCGGTTTTCTTTATTGGAAATGATGGAAATATCCGCCTGTCGTCTGCACGGATCCACGTGTTTGTGTGCCGCGGGGAAGATGTTAAAACGATTAAGGGACAGCGAATTACCATAGGCGATGGAAGCATTTCCGGCGCAGAGCAAATTGAAACCATCATTATTGAGGCCGGAAACGGCTGCGAGTGTTTTGCAGCAACGGACGGGCTGTTTGAGCAGGTGGGGGGAGAGAAAAAACTTCCCTTTGGATATTCCAAATTCCGCGAGACGGTGAAAAAAAATTATGGTGCACCTTGCCAAAATACGGTGGACAGCGTGTGGGCAGCGCTTGAGCGCTATATGGGCGGCGAAACCCAGCGGGACGACATCACGCTGATTGGCTTTAAACTTTAA
- a CDS encoding SiaB family protein kinase, with translation MIDNLYDCYKMVQENHICFIYNGPIWADGVEGIGQTLRKRLEFEELPVVTAHSVFSIFVEQMFNILYYAADKELLLDEATGKQFQVASGVFMLGIRDKQYYIQCSNKIKNSQVEAMKKRIDYLNTLDKQELRKIYREKIRAENDDPDSQGAGIGLIEIARRASSKIEYRFTPLDSGDTFFTLFVTVD, from the coding sequence ATGATTGATAACCTGTATGACTGTTACAAAATGGTGCAGGAAAACCACATCTGTTTCATTTATAACGGCCCCATCTGGGCCGACGGCGTTGAGGGCATTGGCCAGACGCTGAGAAAGCGCCTGGAGTTCGAAGAGCTGCCGGTGGTTACTGCTCATTCTGTCTTCTCCATCTTTGTGGAGCAGATGTTTAACATTCTTTACTACGCTGCAGACAAAGAACTTTTGCTTGATGAAGCCACGGGGAAACAATTTCAGGTTGCTTCCGGCGTGTTTATGCTGGGAATTCGGGACAAGCAGTATTACATACAATGCAGTAATAAAATAAAAAACAGCCAGGTTGAAGCAATGAAGAAAAGAATTGATTATTTAAACACCCTGGACAAACAGGAACTGCGCAAAATCTACCGGGAAAAGATACGCGCTGAAAACGACGACCCGGACAGCCAGGGGGCCGGCATTGGGCTGATTGAAATTGCCCGCAGAGCCAGCTCAAAAATTGAGTATCGTTTTACGCCTTTAGATAGCGGCGATACGTTCTTTACATTGTTTGTGACGGTTGACTAA
- a CDS encoding DUF1987 domain-containing protein: MYRLELEKTGSTPYILIDEEKGYMHFQGECFHENVTEFFQDITGWLKSFLESDFEQFVFDCELKYFNSSTAKLLLNMFLMMENAAKNGKNVTVNWIAAADSEINIECGEDFAAEVRELNFHIVLHD; the protein is encoded by the coding sequence ATGTATCGGTTAGAATTGGAGAAAACCGGCTCAACGCCGTATATTTTAATTGACGAGGAAAAGGGATATATGCATTTTCAGGGAGAATGCTTTCACGAAAATGTGACGGAGTTTTTTCAGGATATCACCGGGTGGCTGAAATCATTTTTGGAAAGCGATTTTGAACAATTTGTGTTCGACTGTGAGCTAAAATATTTTAACAGCTCCACTGCAAAACTGCTTTTAAACATGTTTTTAATGATGGAAAACGCCGCGAAAAACGGAAAAAACGTAACGGTGAACTGGATTGCGGCGGCGGACAGCGAAATTAACATAGAGTGCGGCGAAGATTTTGCCGCCGAGGTAAGAGAGCTAAACTTTC